A genomic region of Xanthomonas fragariae contains the following coding sequences:
- a CDS encoding maltotransferase domain-containing protein yields MRICVLNEVTPSPIGLDQRCVAAREAGCDYVVMAAPFERDADGRLIEPSADADAQGKRLREAVQAARRAGVKLLIDVRLDEVGGASAVVRDNPQWFRARSTAVPDPRQPRATPEIAEARFTYAQEGAALVAWWGARLLDWAGQGVGGFRLLQPQQVPAQRWRELIAHVHAQAPEVVFAAWTPGLGLEALRQLAGAGFDAAFSSLAWWDGRGSWFFDEDTALRALASHVVAVLHALDGKRAAMPEQHWQLARALGGAWLLDDAHLDAVPVPIGATDGLPTSDAGMRLRPLLSEATGFTAVAVEPLGGLPSLLLINGDANHVVPVPASDLLRLLGDAEALVAEDGRTLSGATWEALEPGEVRVYRSVPARHVLAVPRMRQRAQTAAAWPRVCIESVTPSVDNGRFPVKRVVGDRLYVEADAFCDGHDRIAVAVLWRPADAKTWASAPMRGLGNDRWRAEFPLERIGTYEFRVEGWRDVFATLHADLEKKRAANTVLPVDVQEAVAVVQAAHARSAGALAKRLQAILTRIGAQSEPLQQLAIVLEPDTAQAMALADDKPFRSETPVTFRVESERRAAHFASWYELFPRSQSGDPQRHGTFDDVIERLAHIRAMNFDVLYMPPIHPIGAKNRKGRNNSVTAVDGEPGSPYAIGATDGGHTEVHAELGGLDGFRRLIQAARAHGLEVALDFAIQCAPDHPWLRDHKDWFTWRADGSIPYAENPPKKYQDIVNVDFYASGAVPDLWNTLRDAVLFWVNEGVTLFRVDNPHTKPFPFWEWLIAEIRGRRPDVVFLSEAFTRPKMMYRLAKCGFSQSYTYFTWRNHKHELQAYVEEVNAGVPRECFRPHFFVNTPDINPLFLQTSGRNGHLIRAALATTLSGLWGMYQGFELCEATPLAPGKEEYMDSEKFQLRAWPERAPGDIVDEITRFNQLRRMHPELQSHLGTRFYQAHHDQVLYFGKFLDAGYLSRSRSMVLVAINLDPHAGQDADIEIPLWELGLPDHATVAVDDLWDGHRFEWQGKYQHIRLEATRPFALWRIRAGEVA; encoded by the coding sequence ATGCGGATCTGTGTTCTCAATGAAGTGACGCCTTCGCCTATCGGGTTGGATCAGCGCTGTGTGGCCGCGCGTGAGGCGGGCTGCGATTACGTGGTGATGGCCGCGCCGTTCGAGCGCGATGCGGACGGTCGATTGATCGAGCCGTCTGCGGATGCGGACGCGCAAGGTAAGCGTCTGCGCGAAGCGGTGCAGGCGGCGCGTCGGGCCGGAGTCAAGCTGCTGATCGATGTGCGCCTGGACGAAGTGGGTGGCGCCAGCGCGGTAGTGCGCGATAACCCGCAGTGGTTCCGCGCGCGCAGCACGGCGGTGCCGGACCCACGGCAGCCGCGTGCGACGCCGGAAATCGCCGAGGCACGCTTCACCTATGCGCAGGAAGGTGCGGCGCTGGTAGCGTGGTGGGGTGCGCGCTTGCTGGACTGGGCTGGGCAGGGCGTGGGTGGTTTCCGTCTGTTGCAGCCGCAGCAGGTGCCGGCGCAACGCTGGCGTGAGCTGATCGCGCACGTGCATGCGCAGGCGCCTGAGGTGGTGTTTGCGGCGTGGACGCCGGGCCTGGGTCTGGAAGCCTTGCGGCAGTTGGCCGGTGCCGGTTTCGATGCTGCGTTTTCTTCACTCGCGTGGTGGGACGGTCGCGGTAGCTGGTTCTTCGACGAAGACACCGCGCTGCGGGCGCTGGCCTCGCACGTGGTTGCGGTACTGCACGCGCTCGACGGCAAGCGCGCAGCAATGCCCGAGCAGCACTGGCAATTGGCGCGTGCCTTGGGCGGCGCCTGGCTGCTGGACGATGCGCATCTGGATGCGGTGCCAGTGCCGATCGGCGCGACCGATGGCTTGCCGACCAGCGACGCGGGCATGCGGCTGCGTCCGCTGCTGAGCGAGGCCACCGGTTTTACCGCGGTGGCAGTCGAGCCGCTCGGCGGGCTGCCGTCGTTATTGTTGATCAATGGCGACGCCAACCATGTGGTGCCGGTACCTGCATCGGATCTGTTGCGTTTGCTCGGCGATGCGGAAGCGTTGGTCGCAGAAGACGGCCGTACCTTGTCCGGGGCGACGTGGGAGGCGTTGGAGCCGGGCGAAGTGCGTGTGTATCGCAGTGTGCCGGCACGCCATGTGTTGGCGGTGCCACGCATGCGCCAGCGTGCACAGACCGCTGCCGCATGGCCACGTGTGTGCATCGAGTCGGTGACGCCGTCGGTGGACAACGGCCGTTTCCCGGTCAAGCGCGTGGTGGGCGACCGTCTCTATGTCGAGGCCGACGCGTTTTGTGACGGGCATGATCGCATTGCGGTGGCGGTGCTGTGGCGTCCGGCCGACGCCAAGACCTGGGCCAGCGCGCCGATGCGTGGGTTGGGCAACGACCGTTGGCGCGCGGAGTTCCCGCTGGAGCGTATCGGCACCTATGAATTCCGTGTGGAGGGCTGGCGCGATGTGTTTGCCACCTTGCATGCCGATTTGGAAAAGAAGCGCGCGGCCAACACGGTGTTGCCGGTCGATGTGCAGGAAGCGGTGGCTGTGGTGCAGGCCGCACATGCACGCAGCGCCGGCGCCTTGGCCAAGCGCTTGCAAGCTATCCTCACCCGCATCGGTGCGCAGAGCGAGCCGTTGCAGCAGCTGGCCATCGTGCTGGAGCCGGACACCGCGCAGGCGATGGCGCTGGCCGACGATAAACCGTTCCGCTCCGAGACCCCGGTGACGTTCCGGGTGGAGTCCGAGCGTCGCGCGGCACACTTTGCCAGTTGGTATGAGTTGTTCCCGCGTTCGCAAAGTGGCGATCCGCAGCGCCACGGCACTTTTGACGATGTGATCGAGCGCTTGGCGCATATCCGCGCGATGAACTTCGACGTGCTGTACATGCCACCGATCCACCCGATCGGTGCGAAGAACCGCAAGGGTCGCAACAACTCGGTCACCGCCGTCGACGGCGAGCCAGGCAGCCCGTATGCGATCGGTGCGACCGATGGCGGACACACCGAAGTGCACGCCGAGCTCGGCGGGCTGGACGGTTTCCGCCGGCTGATCCAGGCTGCGCGCGCGCATGGCTTGGAAGTGGCCCTGGATTTCGCGATCCAGTGCGCACCGGATCACCCGTGGCTGCGCGATCACAAGGACTGGTTCACCTGGCGCGCGGATGGGTCGATTCCGTATGCGGAAAATCCGCCGAAGAAATACCAGGACATCGTCAACGTCGATTTCTACGCCAGCGGTGCGGTGCCGGACTTGTGGAATACGCTGCGCGATGCGGTGCTGTTTTGGGTCAACGAAGGCGTCACGCTATTCCGTGTGGACAACCCGCACACCAAGCCGTTCCCGTTCTGGGAGTGGTTGATTGCCGAAATCCGCGGGCGTCGGCCGGACGTGGTGTTCCTGTCCGAAGCCTTTACCCGGCCAAAGATGATGTACCGCCTGGCCAAGTGCGGCTTTTCGCAGTCCTACACCTACTTCACCTGGCGCAACCACAAGCACGAGCTGCAGGCGTATGTGGAAGAGGTGAATGCAGGCGTGCCGCGCGAATGTTTCCGCCCGCATTTCTTCGTCAACACGCCGGACATCAATCCGCTGTTTCTGCAGACCAGCGGGCGCAATGGGCATCTGATCCGCGCCGCGCTGGCCACGACGTTGTCCGGCTTGTGGGGCATGTATCAAGGCTTCGAACTCTGCGAAGCCACACCGCTGGCGCCGGGCAAGGAAGAGTACATGGACTCGGAGAAATTCCAGCTGCGTGCCTGGCCCGAACGTGCGCCGGGCGACATCGTCGATGAGATCACCCGCTTCAATCAGCTGCGTCGCATGCATCCGGAATTGCAGTCGCACCTGGGCACGCGGTTCTATCAGGCGCATCACGATCAGGTGCTGTACTTCGGCAAGTTCCTGGATGCCGGCTACTTGTCGCGCAGCCGCAGCATGGTGTTGGTAGCGATCAATCTGGACCCCCATGCCGGCCAGGATGCCGATATCGAAATCCCGCTATGGGAACTGGGCCTGCCCGATCACGCCACCGTGGCGGTGGACGATCTATGGGATGGCCATCGGTTCGAATGGCAGGGCAAATACCAACACATCCGTCTAGAGGCAACGCGACCGTTCGCGTTATGGCGCATCCGCGCAGGAGAGGTTGCATGA
- the treS gene encoding maltose alpha-D-glucosyltransferase — protein MKAVASLQADAEQSAVVADQLWYKDAIIYQVHVKSFFDSNDDGIGDFPGLISKLDYIAELGVDTIWLLPFYPSPRRDDGYDIAEYMAVHPDYGSIADFEQLVAQAHARGIRIVTELVINHTSDQHPWFQRARNAPAGSPERDFYVWSDTDQEYEGTRIIFCDTEKSNWTWDPVAGQYFWHRFYSHQPDLNFDNPAVLEAVLEVMRFWLDRGVDGLRLDAVPYLIERSGTSNENLPETHAILRKIRTTLDAEYPDRMLLAEANMWPEDTQQYFGKNADECHMAFHFPLMPRMYMAIAREDRFPITDIMRQTPEIPESCQWAIFLRNHDELTLEMVTDSERDYLWQTYASDRRARINLGIRRRLAPLLERDRRRIELMTSLLLTMPGTPVLYYGDEIGMGDNIHLGDRDGVRTPMQWSIDRNGGFSRADPAQLVLPPVMDPLYGFQAVNVEAQIRDQHSLLTWTRRVLSVRKRYQAFGRGTLRFLYPGNRRMLAYLRSCHDETVLCVANLSHTLQAVELDLSEFEGRVPVDIIGGGSFPPIGRLTYLLTVPPFGFYAFQLVSEGTLPDWHVPTPVPLPDYHTLVLRSDTDESNALLPHLPTLEAEILPAWLSARRWFSAKDRVLKNVRISRRTPLPGDEPMSLLELEVELEDGHHESYMLPVGIVWERDQPSTLAEQLALARVRQGREVGYLTDAFALKTMVRGVIDALRENATLDFRDGDDASQQGQVRFEATAALAKLDIPQDPDIRWLSAEQSNSSLVVADKAVFKLLRHVANGANPEIEIGRRLTEMGYANAAPLLGSVSRIDGQGTVTTIALLQGFIRNQGDAWRWTLDHLARSFDEYVTAQTDESRAEAIAGYDVFASVVGKRLAELHAALSRDTDDADFAPQRIDLPTANDVVAGVARQVEDIWDTVNARLASSDDAIERDALEAVLAERPQLEALLAKAPSVLADSLLTRVHGDFHLGQILVAFDDVILIDFEGEPAKPLAARRAKASPLRDVAGFLRSLDYASEVSARGEEGTAARAGVGVDTHLDQFLVEFRRRSTDAFLDAYRAVLDTSVHPWIAPAAFNTATLLFLVEKACYEVRYEAANRPGWLMVPIEGLRRILQGVRAGAGDT, from the coding sequence ATGAAGGCAGTGGCATCGTTACAGGCCGACGCGGAGCAATCCGCCGTAGTTGCTGATCAGCTTTGGTACAAGGACGCGATCATTTATCAGGTGCACGTCAAGTCGTTCTTCGACTCCAATGACGATGGCATCGGCGATTTCCCGGGTCTGATTTCCAAGCTGGATTACATTGCCGAACTCGGCGTGGACACCATCTGGTTGTTGCCGTTCTACCCCAGCCCGCGCCGCGACGATGGGTACGACATCGCCGAGTACATGGCGGTGCATCCGGACTACGGCAGCATCGCCGACTTCGAGCAGCTGGTCGCGCAGGCGCATGCGCGCGGCATCCGCATCGTTACCGAGTTGGTGATCAACCATACCTCCGATCAGCACCCGTGGTTTCAGCGTGCACGCAACGCGCCGGCCGGCTCGCCGGAGCGGGATTTCTACGTATGGTCGGATACCGATCAGGAATACGAAGGCACGCGGATCATTTTCTGCGATACCGAAAAGTCCAACTGGACCTGGGATCCGGTCGCCGGGCAATACTTCTGGCACCGTTTCTATTCGCATCAACCAGACCTCAACTTCGACAACCCCGCAGTGCTGGAAGCGGTACTGGAAGTGATGCGCTTCTGGCTGGATCGCGGCGTGGATGGTCTACGTCTGGATGCGGTGCCGTACCTGATCGAACGCTCGGGCACCTCCAACGAGAACCTGCCGGAAACCCACGCAATTCTGCGCAAGATTCGCACCACACTGGATGCCGAATATCCTGACCGCATGTTGCTGGCCGAAGCCAATATGTGGCCGGAAGACACCCAGCAGTACTTCGGCAAGAACGCCGACGAATGCCATATGGCGTTCCATTTCCCGCTGATGCCGCGCATGTACATGGCGATCGCGCGCGAAGACCGTTTTCCGATTACCGACATCATGCGCCAGACCCCGGAGATTCCGGAGAGCTGCCAGTGGGCGATCTTCCTGCGCAACCACGATGAATTGACGCTGGAAATGGTCACCGACTCGGAGCGCGATTATCTGTGGCAGACCTATGCTTCCGATCGCCGCGCGCGGATCAATCTGGGCATTCGTCGTCGTCTTGCACCATTGTTGGAACGCGACCGCCGCCGTATCGAATTGATGACGTCCCTGCTGCTGACCATGCCCGGTACGCCAGTGCTGTATTACGGTGATGAGATCGGCATGGGCGACAACATCCATCTGGGCGACCGCGACGGTGTGCGCACACCGATGCAATGGTCGATCGACCGCAACGGCGGGTTCTCGCGCGCCGACCCGGCGCAGTTGGTGCTGCCGCCGGTCATGGACCCGCTATACGGCTTTCAGGCGGTGAATGTAGAAGCGCAGATCCGCGACCAGCATTCGCTGCTGACCTGGACCCGCCGGGTGCTCAGCGTGCGCAAGCGCTACCAGGCTTTCGGTCGTGGCACCTTACGCTTCTTGTACCCCGGCAATCGGCGCATGTTGGCGTATCTGCGCTCCTGCCATGATGAAACGGTGCTTTGTGTGGCCAACCTGTCGCACACGCTGCAGGCGGTGGAGCTGGATCTTTCCGAGTTCGAAGGCCGCGTGCCGGTGGACATCATCGGCGGCGGCAGCTTCCCGCCGATCGGGCGGTTGACCTATCTGCTCACGGTGCCGCCGTTCGGCTTCTACGCATTCCAGCTGGTCAGCGAAGGCACGTTGCCGGATTGGCATGTGCCCACCCCTGTGCCATTGCCGGATTACCACACGCTGGTGCTGCGCAGCGATACCGACGAAAGCAACGCCCTGCTGCCGCATCTGCCGACGCTGGAGGCCGAGATCCTGCCGGCCTGGTTGTCGGCACGCCGCTGGTTCTCGGCCAAGGATCGGGTGCTGAAGAACGTGCGTATTTCGCGCCGCACCCCGCTGCCGGGCGATGAGCCGATGAGCTTGCTGGAACTGGAAGTGGAGTTGGAAGACGGCCACCACGAGAGTTACATGTTGCCGGTCGGCATCGTGTGGGAGCGCGACCAACCCAGTACCTTGGCCGAACAGCTGGCCCTGGCGCGCGTGCGTCAAGGGCGCGAGGTGGGTTATCTCACCGATGCGTTCGCACTCAAGACGATGGTGCGCGGGGTGATCGATGCGCTGCGCGAAAACGCCACGCTGGATTTCCGCGATGGCGACGATGCCTCGCAACAAGGGCAGGTGCGTTTCGAAGCCACCGCTGCATTGGCCAAGCTGGATATTCCGCAAGATCCGGATATCCGTTGGTTGTCTGCCGAACAGAGTAACAGCTCGCTGGTGGTCGCCGACAAGGCCGTGTTCAAGTTGCTGCGGCATGTGGCCAATGGGGCGAATCCAGAGATCGAAATCGGCCGTCGCCTCACCGAAATGGGGTATGCCAACGCCGCGCCGTTGCTGGGTAGCGTCAGCCGTATTGACGGGCAGGGCACGGTCACCACCATCGCGTTGTTGCAGGGCTTTATCCGCAATCAGGGCGATGCCTGGCGCTGGACGTTGGACCATCTGGCACGCAGTTTCGACGAGTACGTCACCGCACAAACCGACGAGTCGCGCGCCGAAGCCATCGCCGGTTACGACGTGTTTGCCTCTGTGGTCGGCAAGCGCCTGGCCGAGTTGCATGCGGCGTTGTCGCGCGACACCGACGATGCCGACTTCGCACCTCAGCGTATCGATCTGCCAACCGCCAACGATGTGGTGGCCGGCGTCGCGCGCCAGGTCGAAGACATCTGGGACACGGTCAATGCACGTCTGGCGAGCAGCGACGATGCGATCGAGCGCGACGCATTGGAAGCGGTGCTGGCCGAACGCCCACAATTGGAGGCGTTGCTGGCCAAGGCACCGAGCGTGCTGGCCGATTCGCTGCTGACGCGCGTGCATGGCGACTTCCACCTTGGGCAGATTCTGGTGGCGTTCGACGATGTCATCTTGATCGACTTCGAAGGCGAGCCGGCCAAGCCGCTGGCCGCGCGTCGCGCCAAGGCAAGCCCGCTGCGCGATGTGGCCGGCTTCCTGCGCTCGCTCGATTACGCCAGCGAAGTGTCGGCACGTGGCGAAGAAGGCACCGCCGCCCGGGCAGGCGTGGGCGTGGACACGCATCTGGACCAATTCCTGGTGGAGTTCCGTCGCCGCTCCACCGACGCCTTCCTGGACGCTTACCGTGCCGTGCTCGATACCAGCGTCCATCCGTGGATTGCGCCGGCAGCGTTCAACACAGCCACCTTGCTGTTCCTGGTGGAAAAGGCCTGCTACGAAGTGCGTTATGAAGCCGCCAACCGTCCCGGCTGGTTAATGGTGCCGATCGAAGGCTTGCGACGCATCCTGCAAGGCGTACGCGCTGGTGCAGGAGACACATGA